One Phoenix dactylifera cultivar Barhee BC4 chromosome 8, palm_55x_up_171113_PBpolish2nd_filt_p, whole genome shotgun sequence genomic window carries:
- the LOC103703023 gene encoding prefoldin subunit 6 codes for MASSPALREVQRDLETQANALSKLQKDIAKNHQVRKQYTIQLGENELVLKELELLNENANVYKLIGPVLVKQDLAEANANVRKRIEYISAELKRLDGTLQDLEDKQNSKRDSILKLQQKIQALQAGKSKS; via the exons ATGGCATCGTCGCCGGCTCTCAGAGAAGTCCAGCGCGACCTCGAAACCCAAGCGAATGCCCTCAGCAAGCTCCAGAAAG ACATCGCCAAGAACCACCAGGTAAGGAAGCAGTATACCATCCAGCTCGGCGAGAACGAGCTCGTCCTCAAG GAACTGGAGTTGTTGAATGAGAATGCCAATGTGTATAAGCTGATAGGGCCGGTGCTCGTGAAGCAGGACCTGGCGGAGGCCAATGCCAACGTCCGCAAGAGGATAGAATACATCTCTGCTGAACT GAAGCGTCTCGATGGGACCCTCCAAGATTTGGAAGACAAGCAGAACAGCAAGAGGGATTCG ATTTTAAAATTACAGCAGAAGATTCAAGCTCTTCAGGCTGGAAAATCCAAGTCCTAG